The following are encoded together in the Desulfovibrio sp. JC022 genome:
- a CDS encoding response regulator produces the protein MSVEKILVVEDHNDTIELLKYNLTSSGYEVVTAMDGHKALDQAGKENPDLILLDLMLPGIDGLEVCRRLKQEVATQHIPVVMLTAKGEEVDRVVGLELGVDDYIVKPFSPRELVLRVKAVLRRSSEVPEPRRPGKWNREGLSVDFEAHTVECDGDLVALTATEFKLFSELLQHEGKVRTRDHLLDTVWDTHFEGYSRTVDTHIRRLRQKLGPYADYIETVRGVGYRFKHS, from the coding sequence GTGTCAGTTGAGAAAATACTGGTCGTAGAAGACCATAATGATACTATCGAGTTGCTTAAGTACAACCTGACCTCTTCCGGTTACGAGGTTGTAACTGCCATGGACGGTCACAAGGCTCTGGATCAGGCCGGAAAAGAGAATCCTGACTTGATTTTGCTGGATCTCATGCTGCCCGGTATTGACGGGCTTGAGGTCTGCCGCAGGTTGAAGCAGGAAGTCGCCACCCAGCATATCCCGGTGGTCATGCTCACCGCCAAGGGTGAGGAAGTGGACCGGGTTGTGGGGCTTGAGCTTGGTGTGGACGATTATATCGTTAAACCGTTCAGCCCTCGTGAACTGGTCCTGCGGGTCAAGGCAGTACTGCGCCGCAGTAGTGAAGTGCCTGAACCGCGCCGTCCCGGAAAATGGAACAGGGAAGGGCTTTCCGTGGATTTTGAAGCCCATACTGTGGAATGCGACGGTGATCTCGTGGCCCTGACCGCCACTGAGTTCAAGCTCTTTTCCGAGCTGTTGCAGCATGAAGGCAAGGTGCGTACCCGTGACCACCTGCTTGATACTGTTTGGGATACCCATTTTGAAGGATATTCCAGAACCGTGGATACTCATATCCGCAGACTGCGTCAGAAACTGGGGCCTTACGCCGATTATATCGAAACCGTGCGCGGTGTCGGTTACCGTTTCAAACATTCTTAG